The DNA region TGGCTGGAGGGCGAGGCCGCAGTGGTACAGGGCTATGACCGCATCACCGAGATTGCGCGCGCTGGCAAAAAGGCCCTGCTGCTGTCTGACTGGTCCACCCTCGGCCGGCTGATGAACGAGAACCACTCTGTCCAGCGTGACCTCGGCGGTTCAGGCGAATCGAACGAAAAGCTCATCGCCGCGGCCATGAAGGCAGGAGCACTGGGGGCCAAGCTGGCGGGAGCCGGAGACGGGGGCACCATCATTGCCCTGTGGCCGTGGAAGGACCGCACCGCCCTGGAAACGGCGCTCCTCGAGGCGGGGGCCTCCAACATCTACGAACCGCGAGTCGTCGCCGGTGTAACCATCGAAGTAGACGAGGCTGCGCCGCGAAGCAGCCACGCTGGGGAAGGATAGGCGCCTTATGGGCCACTTTTACTACCGAGGTCCGCTGCCAAATGAGAGCAGGCTGTATGTGGGGCGCCAGCCTGAGCTCAAGCAGGTTACGAATCTGCTTGCCGGCCCGCTGCGCGGCTATGTGACCGTAGTGGGGGCCAATCAGGTCGGCAAGACGAGCTTTCTCTATCGTGTCCAGAAGCAACTGGGAAGGCACTGTCCCTCGGCGTTGGTCAATCTGCAAATGATCCCTGACGCCACGCCTTCAGGGCTGTTCAGCTACATTGCCAGCGAGATGGTCAAGCAGCTCGGGCTGCGAGGGCTGGCTTCGAGTGCCATGATGGTCGATAGCGGACCGGAATTCGCTCACTGGCTCGGGGACCTGCCGCCTAACGTGGCCAAAGCGGCGATCCTGATCGATGCTATCGACAATCTTCCGGACAAAACGGCCATCTACCTGGCCAATGTGCTGCGTGGAGTGTTCGACGACCGGCACCTGCCCGGGTCAGAGGGGCTGGCGCGCTTTGTCTTTCTGCTTGCCGGCGGCAGTGAGCTGCTAAACCTGACTATGACCGCGGTATCGCCATTCAGCAATATCGCCACTCGTGTGCACCTGCCCGATCTGTCGCTCGGCGAAGTGCGTCAACTCATGGCTTATGGCTTTTCGGGAACCCCGGTGGCGGTGAGCTTTGTCGACGAGTTGGCCGAGGCTGTGTATGAGCGTACCCACGGCCATCCCTATCTCACTCAGCGATTGGGTGATATGCTGGACCGCTACGCTCAGAAAGCGAACAGCCTGCCAACGCTGGACTCGATTCCGGCGGCCTGTGAGGAGCTGATCCACTCTGACGAGTTGGTGCACCAACTGCGCGCGGAGCTCCAGGACACGGCGCTGTTGCACAGCGCCTATCAAGTGCAGCAACACAGGACACCCTTTAGCGTAGCGCACC from Chloroflexi bacterium ADurb.Bin180 includes:
- a CDS encoding mevalonate kinase, which encodes MVQGYDRITEIARAGKKALLLSDWSTLGRLMNENHSVQRDLGGSGESNEKLIAAAMKAGALGAKLAGAGDGGTIIALWPWKDRTALETALLEAGASNIYEPRVVAGVTIEVDEAAPRSSHAGEG